A region from the Inhella inkyongensis genome encodes:
- the flhD gene encoding flagellar transcriptional regulator FlhD: MNPEQILAEIRETNLSYLMLAQSLIRADREQALYRLGLSEETATLLAQLSPAQIMKLAGGSTLLCRFRMEDDLVWNLLTSSHKPSVNEQTARLHAQILMAGRHSETA, encoded by the coding sequence GTGAATCCCGAACAAATCCTGGCTGAGATCCGTGAGACCAATCTGTCTTACCTGATGCTGGCGCAGAGCCTGATTCGCGCAGACCGTGAACAAGCGCTCTACCGTCTGGGTTTGTCCGAAGAGACCGCCACCCTGCTGGCCCAGCTCTCTCCGGCGCAGATCATGAAGCTTGCCGGCGGCAGCACCCTGCTGTGCCGCTTCCGCATGGAAGATGACCTGGTGTGGAACTTGCTGACCAGCAGCCACAAGCCCAGCGTCAACGAGCAGACCGCGCGTCTGCACGCGCAGATCCTGATGGCCGGCCGCCACAGCGAAACGGCTTAA
- a CDS encoding flagellin N-terminal helical domain-containing protein, translating into MPAIINTNIASLNAQRNTATSQASLLVSTQRLSSGLRVNSAKDDAAGLAIAERMNAQARGMYVAIRNANDGISLAQVAEGALSKVGDALQRMRELSVQARNATNTASDRVSLNQEFTELANEIGRVLAGTTFNGKAIVGAGAGTLDFQVGANTSANDRITLTTTDMAGNADITTVTGGTIAVADGSEADIDTVIDNIDTAINTVNAERATYGATQNRFEAVISNLMVSHENQMAARSRIVDADFAVETANLSRGQILQQAGTAMIAQANSLPQGVLALLRG; encoded by the coding sequence ATGCCTGCCATCATCAACACCAACATCGCTTCGCTCAACGCGCAGCGCAACACCGCCACCAGCCAGGCCTCGCTGCTGGTGAGCACGCAGCGCCTGTCCTCAGGCCTGCGCGTCAACTCGGCCAAGGACGACGCGGCCGGTTTGGCGATTGCCGAGCGCATGAATGCTCAGGCCCGCGGCATGTACGTGGCCATCCGCAACGCCAACGACGGCATCTCGCTGGCCCAGGTGGCCGAAGGCGCCCTCTCCAAGGTGGGCGACGCGCTGCAACGCATGCGGGAACTCTCGGTGCAGGCCCGCAACGCCACCAACACTGCCAGCGACCGTGTGTCCCTGAATCAAGAGTTCACCGAGTTGGCCAACGAGATCGGCCGCGTGCTGGCTGGCACCACCTTCAACGGCAAAGCCATCGTCGGCGCGGGCGCCGGCACCCTGGACTTCCAGGTGGGCGCCAACACCAGCGCCAATGACCGCATCACCTTGACGACCACCGACATGGCTGGCAATGCGGACATCACCACGGTGACCGGCGGGACCATTGCCGTGGCCGACGGCTCCGAGGCCGACATCGACACCGTCATCGACAACATCGACACGGCCATCAACACAGTGAACGCAGAGCGGGCGACCTACGGTGCCACCCAGAATCGCTTCGAGGCGGTCATCAGCAACCTGATGGTTTCGCATGAGAACCAGATGGCCGCCCGCAGCCGCATCGTCGATGCCGACTTCGCGGTCGAGACCGCCAACCTGAGCCGCGGCCAGATCCTGCAGCAGGCGGGCACGGCCATGATCGCCCAGGCCAACTCGCTGCCCCAGGGCGTGCTGGCCCTGTTGCGCGGATGA
- a CDS encoding PilZ domain-containing protein, whose product MPQDDSDLLIEHPSEVCAWLEEMVDDQAPLHLEEPGGRHLTLQPLRFVRTPAVLELKLPGVVAQLPDWLLDGPVHAHALLDRIRLDFDLGRRALAEHEGLPVLRLDLPARLRRHQRRQAFRVQPASVHHPRALLPRGSSLPLRLRTADLSAGGVGILWADALPLPQPGDLLPQVDIELARDLRIQVRLQVQHVRAAQADQPPLVGCAFVELSPMAERQLSLHLNQMQRRQRNLER is encoded by the coding sequence ATGCCCCAAGACGACAGCGATTTACTGATTGAACACCCCAGCGAGGTGTGCGCCTGGTTGGAGGAAATGGTCGATGACCAAGCGCCGCTGCACCTGGAAGAACCCGGCGGCCGCCATCTGACCCTGCAGCCCTTGCGCTTTGTGCGCACACCCGCTGTGCTGGAACTCAAACTGCCCGGCGTAGTGGCCCAGTTGCCGGACTGGCTGCTCGACGGCCCTGTCCACGCCCACGCCCTGCTTGACCGCATCCGGCTCGACTTCGATCTCGGCCGGCGCGCCCTGGCCGAGCATGAGGGCCTGCCTGTGCTGCGGCTGGATCTGCCCGCGCGGCTGCGGCGCCACCAGCGCCGTCAGGCCTTTCGCGTGCAGCCCGCCAGCGTGCACCACCCGCGCGCCCTGCTGCCGCGCGGCAGCTCCTTGCCCCTGCGCCTGCGCACCGCCGATCTGAGCGCCGGCGGCGTGGGCATCCTGTGGGCCGATGCACTGCCCCTGCCCCAGCCTGGTGATTTGCTGCCCCAGGTCGACATCGAGCTGGCGCGCGACCTGCGCATTCAGGTGCGCCTGCAGGTCCAGCATGTGCGCGCAGCACAGGCCGATCAGCCGCCCTTGGTAGGTTGCGCCTTTGTCGAGCTCAGCCCCATGGCGGAGCGCCAGCTCTCCCTGCACCTCAACCAGATGCAGCGCCGCCAGCGCAATCTGGAACGTTGA
- the flhC gene encoding flagellar transcriptional regulator FlhC, with product MPRVKSILSEARQIERAVTLINLGARLQVLESETEMSYERLLKLYKEVSGRSPSKGQLPFSTDWFMTWQPNIHASLFLNIHEYLNKAAALDEIDTVIKAYQLYLEHTQAQGIEALLSVTRAWRLVKFIDNGMLTLTACKKCGGHFVTHPHEISRHYVCGLCNPPARAGKGRSMDAGQDAEVLAH from the coding sequence ATGCCACGCGTCAAGAGCATCCTCTCCGAAGCCCGCCAGATCGAGCGTGCGGTCACCCTGATCAACCTTGGCGCCCGGCTGCAAGTGCTGGAGTCCGAGACCGAGATGAGCTATGAGCGCTTGCTCAAGCTGTACAAAGAGGTCTCGGGCCGCTCACCTTCCAAGGGTCAGTTGCCGTTCTCGACCGACTGGTTCATGACCTGGCAACCCAATATCCACGCCTCGTTGTTCCTCAACATCCACGAGTACCTGAACAAGGCGGCGGCGCTGGATGAGATCGACACCGTGATCAAGGCCTACCAGCTCTACTTGGAGCACACGCAGGCCCAGGGCATCGAGGCTCTGTTGTCGGTCACGCGTGCTTGGCGGTTGGTGAAGTTCATTGACAACGGCATGCTGACCCTGACCGCCTGCAAGAAGTGCGGCGGCCACTTCGTGACGCATCCGCACGAGATCTCGCGCCACTATGTGTGTGGCCTGTGCAATCCGCCGGCGCGTGCGGGCAAGGGGCGCAGCATGGACGCGGGACAGGATGCTGAGGTGTTGGCCCATTGA
- a CDS encoding class I SAM-dependent methyltransferase, with the protein MISRPERLALVLGRLWPSSALLAWAAAWALWRGLGSTGGALAAACALTLVAALLHQRPWRRLCVLLGFPLLLSLQGLALPAWIWLLAGVGLWLLYPIRHWRDAPLFLTPPSAFDALAPEPGLQRAVRVLDAGCGSGAGLRAWRRAFPAAQLHGTEASWALALWARWRTPGAQIRCADLWTDDWSTFDLVYLFQRPESMHQALAKARAELRPGSFLLSLDFPLPGVPAQREWPVAPRHRLYLYAAESLN; encoded by the coding sequence TTGATTTCCCGGCCTGAGCGTCTGGCCCTGGTTCTGGGGCGGCTGTGGCCCAGCAGTGCGTTGCTGGCCTGGGCGGCAGCCTGGGCTTTGTGGCGTGGCTTGGGCAGTACCGGCGGAGCCTTGGCGGCAGCCTGTGCCCTGACCCTGGTGGCGGCGCTCTTGCATCAACGGCCTTGGCGGCGCCTTTGTGTCCTGCTGGGTTTCCCGCTGCTGCTGAGCCTGCAGGGCTTGGCCTTGCCAGCTTGGATCTGGCTGCTGGCGGGCGTGGGACTGTGGCTGCTGTACCCGATTCGTCATTGGCGTGATGCACCGCTGTTCCTGACGCCGCCCTCGGCCTTTGACGCGCTGGCGCCCGAGCCCGGCTTGCAACGCGCCGTGCGGGTGCTGGATGCGGGCTGTGGCAGCGGGGCCGGCCTGCGCGCATGGCGGCGGGCCTTCCCGGCAGCTCAGCTGCATGGCACCGAAGCCAGTTGGGCACTGGCGCTGTGGGCGCGCTGGCGCACTCCGGGGGCGCAGATCCGTTGCGCCGATCTGTGGACTGACGATTGGTCGACGTTTGATCTGGTCTATCTGTTCCAGCGGCCTGAGTCCATGCACCAGGCACTGGCCAAGGCGAGGGCGGAGCTGCGCCCGGGCAGCTTCCTGCTGAGCCTGGACTTTCCCTTGCCTGGCGTGCCGGCTCAACGTGAATGGCCGGTCGCGCCACGCCATCGTCTCTATCTCTATGCCGCCGAAAGCCTGAATTGA
- the motB gene encoding flagellar motor protein MotB codes for MAGDTKKLQPIIVKKVKKGGHAAHGGAWKIAYADFVTAMMAFFLLMWLLGSTTEGDKKGIADYFQSPLKVAMLGGSGAGDASSLIKGGGTDLTRQGGQVKQGEVESEKRTYNLHALKEDQRRAERTRLQELKQKVEEKISVSPALAALGGQIKLDMTAEGLRIQIVDEGNRPMFDSGSPVVKPYMRALLQELGAVLAEVPNRLTVEGHTDAKPFGAGERGYSNWELSADRANASRREMVAGGLPEARMLRVQGLASSKLLDTQAPESPANRRISIIVMNRDAEDAVLKNLPDVEEPQAPAASASAG; via the coding sequence ATGGCGGGCGACACCAAGAAGCTCCAACCGATCATCGTCAAGAAGGTCAAGAAGGGTGGCCATGCGGCGCATGGCGGTGCCTGGAAGATCGCCTACGCCGATTTCGTGACGGCCATGATGGCTTTCTTCTTGCTGATGTGGCTGCTGGGATCGACCACTGAGGGGGACAAGAAGGGCATCGCCGACTACTTTCAGTCGCCTCTCAAGGTGGCCATGCTGGGCGGCTCCGGGGCGGGCGATGCCAGCTCGCTCATCAAGGGCGGCGGCACTGACCTGACCCGCCAGGGCGGGCAGGTCAAGCAGGGTGAGGTCGAGTCCGAGAAGCGAACCTACAACCTGCATGCGCTCAAAGAGGATCAGCGCCGCGCGGAGCGCACGCGGCTGCAGGAGCTGAAGCAAAAGGTTGAGGAAAAAATTTCAGTCAGCCCCGCACTGGCAGCGCTGGGCGGCCAGATCAAGCTGGACATGACGGCCGAAGGCCTGCGCATCCAGATCGTGGACGAAGGCAATCGGCCGATGTTTGACAGCGGCTCTCCGGTGGTGAAGCCCTATATGCGTGCGCTGCTGCAGGAACTTGGTGCGGTGCTCGCGGAAGTGCCCAACCGATTGACGGTGGAGGGCCACACCGACGCCAAGCCTTTCGGCGCGGGAGAGCGCGGATACAGCAACTGGGAGCTGAGCGCGGACCGCGCCAATGCCTCGCGGCGCGAGATGGTGGCAGGGGGTTTGCCCGAGGCCCGGATGCTGCGCGTACAGGGCCTTGCTTCGAGTAAGCTTCTGGACACCCAGGCGCCCGAGAGCCCCGCGAATCGCCGCATCAGCATCATTGTGATGAATCGCGACGCCGAGGACGCTGTGCTGAAGAACCTGCCCGATGTGGAAGAGCCGCAAGCTCCAGCCGCATCGGCATCCGCTGGATGA
- a CDS encoding flagellar protein FliT, with product MNAQLLSYYEAIEQASAQMLSAARHGDWDEVVKLEGACAVLIGQLKEAANDQSLTSDEAPLKARIMQRILLNDAEIRQLAEPWMDELGMKVSASRATVH from the coding sequence ATGAACGCTCAACTGCTCAGCTACTACGAGGCCATTGAACAGGCCAGCGCCCAGATGCTCTCGGCCGCCCGGCATGGCGATTGGGACGAAGTGGTCAAGCTGGAGGGCGCCTGCGCGGTGCTGATCGGCCAGCTCAAGGAAGCCGCCAACGACCAAAGCCTGACCAGCGATGAGGCTCCGCTGAAGGCCCGCATCATGCAGCGCATCCTGCTCAATGACGCCGAGATCCGCCAGCTGGCCGAGCCCTGGATGGACGAACTGGGCATGAAGGTCAGCGCCTCGCGGGCCACCGTACACTGA
- a CDS encoding tetratricopeptide repeat protein translates to MSMLAATPNNDLARRMAAAGVMPAPGQTMNEAMALLAAARNAAYAEAARGRLGHGVSVLLRALNTQPTSFDLQSDMAALLLSAGELAHAVSYARGALKTQGHHGPSLYTLGFALSGLGEADEAAQVLRRLLRGKARASLMAEAPELLPLVKAELTRMSRLRSSAR, encoded by the coding sequence ATGTCGATGCTTGCTGCCACCCCCAACAACGACCTGGCCCGCCGCATGGCGGCCGCCGGTGTGATGCCCGCGCCGGGTCAGACCATGAACGAGGCCATGGCCTTGCTGGCGGCGGCGCGCAATGCCGCTTACGCTGAAGCGGCCCGTGGGCGTCTGGGGCACGGGGTCTCCGTGCTGCTGCGCGCCCTGAACACCCAGCCGACGAGCTTTGATCTGCAAAGCGATATGGCGGCTCTGCTGTTGTCCGCGGGCGAGTTGGCGCACGCGGTGTCCTATGCCCGCGGCGCGTTGAAGACCCAGGGCCACCATGGCCCCAGTCTTTACACCTTGGGCTTTGCGCTGTCCGGTCTGGGCGAGGCCGATGAGGCGGCCCAAGTGCTGCGTCGTCTGCTGCGCGGCAAGGCCCGCGCCAGCTTGATGGCTGAGGCGCCCGAGCTGCTGCCCCTGGTGAAAGCCGAACTGACGCGGATGAGCCGGTTGCGCAGCTCGGCGCGCTGA
- the motA gene encoding flagellar motor stator protein MotA: MFVIIGWVLMLACVFGVFIVHGGNIGVILRALPFEMTTIFGAAMGAFLANNQMPVIKSAMAGLGMCFKGSKYTKDRYMELLALLYDILQKARKEGLMSIEKDVEDPHSSPLFQKYPNVGHDHHVTEFITDYLRMMVSGNLNAHEIESLMDAEIDTHHAEAHAPVAALQRLAGGLPAFGIVAAVLGVVNTMGSVGQPPAVLGGMIGSALVGTFLGIFLAYGMAEPLAGLLEQKLDEAGKELVCIKTALLASMQGYAPQVAIEFGRKVLYSHVRPTFAELEGHVKKK, encoded by the coding sequence ATGTTCGTCATCATCGGTTGGGTTCTCATGCTGGCCTGTGTGTTCGGTGTTTTCATCGTGCACGGCGGCAACATCGGCGTGATCTTGCGCGCCTTGCCCTTTGAGATGACCACCATCTTTGGCGCCGCCATGGGGGCCTTTCTGGCCAACAACCAGATGCCGGTGATCAAGTCGGCCATGGCGGGCTTGGGCATGTGCTTCAAGGGCAGCAAGTACACCAAGGATCGCTACATGGAGCTGCTGGCGCTGCTCTATGACATCTTGCAAAAGGCGCGCAAGGAAGGCCTGATGTCCATCGAAAAGGACGTCGAGGATCCGCACAGCTCGCCGCTGTTTCAGAAGTACCCCAATGTCGGGCATGACCACCATGTCACGGAGTTCATCACCGACTACCTGCGCATGATGGTCAGTGGCAACCTCAATGCACACGAGATCGAGTCGCTGATGGATGCCGAAATCGATACCCACCACGCCGAGGCCCATGCGCCGGTAGCGGCCTTGCAGCGTCTGGCCGGTGGCCTGCCGGCCTTCGGCATCGTGGCGGCCGTGCTGGGTGTGGTGAACACCATGGGCTCGGTGGGCCAGCCCCCGGCGGTGCTGGGTGGCATGATCGGCTCGGCCCTGGTGGGGACCTTCCTGGGCATCTTTTTGGCTTATGGCATGGCCGAGCCCTTGGCCGGTTTGCTGGAGCAAAAGCTGGACGAGGCCGGCAAGGAATTGGTCTGCATCAAGACGGCGCTGCTGGCCTCTATGCAGGGCTATGCCCCGCAGGTGGCCATCGAGTTCGGCCGCAAGGTGCTGTACAGCCATGTGCGGCCGACCTTTGCCGAGCTCGAGGGTCACGTCAAGAAGAAGTGA
- a CDS encoding flagellin N-terminal helical domain-containing protein, translating into MPQIINTNIASLNAQRNLNMSQSSLFTATQRLSSGLRVNSAKDDAAGMAIAERMYAQARGMAVAIRNANDGISLAQVAEGALAKVTDNLQRMRELTVQARNATNSNSDKDSLDKEFGELAKEVQRIIQGTTFNGKAILAQAAGTQFFQVGANTTTNDVIEFTTVDLSGLSGANVVTDVVGTDATGAGRRTIDNTQDFAALGLTIDAIDLAFDLINSERATLGAQQNRFEAVITNLQISHENQMAARSRIMDADYAAETSNLSRANILQQAGTAMVAQANQLPQQVLQLLRG; encoded by the coding sequence ATGCCTCAGATCATCAATACCAACATCGCTTCGCTGAATGCGCAGCGCAACCTGAATATGTCGCAGAGCTCGCTGTTCACCGCGACTCAGCGCCTGTCTTCGGGCTTGCGGGTGAATTCAGCCAAGGACGATGCGGCGGGCATGGCGATTGCCGAGCGCATGTATGCCCAGGCACGCGGCATGGCCGTAGCCATCCGCAATGCCAACGACGGCATCTCCCTGGCGCAAGTGGCCGAAGGCGCGTTGGCCAAGGTCACCGACAACCTGCAGCGCATGCGGGAGTTGACCGTCCAGGCGCGCAACGCCACCAACTCCAACAGCGACAAAGACTCGCTGGACAAGGAATTCGGCGAGTTGGCCAAAGAGGTGCAGCGCATCATCCAGGGCACCACCTTCAACGGCAAAGCCATCCTGGCTCAGGCCGCCGGCACCCAGTTCTTCCAAGTGGGCGCCAACACCACCACCAACGACGTGATCGAGTTCACCACGGTGGATCTCTCGGGCCTCTCTGGTGCCAATGTGGTGACCGATGTGGTGGGCACGGACGCCACTGGTGCCGGTCGACGCACCATCGACAACACCCAGGATTTCGCCGCCCTGGGTCTGACCATCGATGCCATCGATCTGGCCTTCGACCTGATCAACAGCGAGCGCGCCACCTTGGGTGCGCAGCAAAACCGCTTTGAGGCGGTGATCACCAATCTGCAGATCTCGCACGAGAACCAGATGGCGGCCCGCAGCCGCATCATGGATGCGGACTACGCCGCCGAGACCTCCAACCTGAGCCGCGCCAACATCCTGCAACAGGCCGGCACCGCCATGGTGGCGCAGGCCAACCAACTGCCACAGCAAGTGCTGCAACTGCTGCGCGGATAA
- a CDS encoding flagellin N-terminal helical domain-containing protein — MPAIINTNLTSLNAQRNVAGSQQALTVAVQRLSSGLRVNSAKDDAAGLAISERMNAQVRGMNVAIRNANDGISLAQTADGALTKTGDALQRMRELSVQARNATNTASDRTSLNQEFQELAAEIGRVLSGTTFNGKAIVGADAGTLQFQVGANTTANDRISVTTTNMAGNADITTVTGATIAVADGSEADIDTVIDNIDTAIDTVNSERALYGATQNRFDAVVSNLMISAENQTASRSRIVDADFAIETANLSRAQILQQAGTSMIAQANALPQQVLSLLR, encoded by the coding sequence ATGCCCGCCATCATCAATACCAACCTCACCTCGCTGAACGCGCAGCGCAACGTCGCTGGCAGCCAGCAAGCGCTCACTGTTGCAGTGCAGCGCCTTTCCTCTGGTCTGCGCGTCAACTCCGCCAAGGACGACGCCGCCGGCTTGGCCATTTCGGAACGCATGAATGCCCAGGTCCGCGGCATGAATGTGGCCATCCGCAATGCCAACGACGGCATCTCGCTGGCCCAAACCGCCGACGGCGCGCTGACCAAGACCGGCGACGCCCTGCAGCGCATGCGTGAACTGTCGGTCCAGGCCCGCAACGCCACCAACACCGCCAGCGACCGCACCTCGCTGAACCAGGAATTCCAGGAGCTGGCCGCAGAAATCGGCCGTGTGCTCTCGGGCACGACCTTCAACGGCAAGGCCATCGTCGGCGCCGATGCGGGTACCCTGCAGTTCCAGGTGGGCGCCAACACCACGGCCAATGACCGCATCTCGGTCACGACCACCAACATGGCCGGCAATGCCGACATCACCACAGTGACCGGTGCCACCATTGCCGTGGCCGATGGCTCCGAGGCCGACATCGACACCGTGATCGACAACATCGACACGGCCATCGATACGGTCAACAGCGAACGGGCCCTGTACGGCGCCACGCAGAACCGCTTTGACGCCGTGGTCAGCAACCTGATGATCTCGGCCGAAAACCAAACTGCATCGCGCAGCCGCATCGTGGACGCCGACTTCGCCATCGAGACCGCCAACCTTTCGCGGGCGCAGATCCTGCAACAGGCCGGCACCTCGATGATTGCTCAGGCCAACGCCTTGCCGCAGCAAGTGCTGTCCTTGCTTCGATGA
- the cheY gene encoding chemotaxis response regulator CheY: protein MSTDMRFLIVDDFSTMRRIVRGLLKEAGYTNAEEAEDGAEALNMLRASKFDFVVSDINMPNMTGFELLKAIKEDANLKHLPVLMVTAEARKEDIVLAAQSGAAGYIVKPFTKATLEEKVQKIIQKMAAA, encoded by the coding sequence ATGAGCACCGACATGCGGTTTTTGATCGTTGACGACTTCTCGACCATGCGCCGCATCGTGCGCGGCCTGCTCAAGGAGGCGGGCTATACCAATGCCGAGGAGGCTGAAGACGGCGCCGAGGCCCTGAACATGTTGCGAGCCTCGAAGTTCGACTTCGTGGTCAGCGACATCAACATGCCCAATATGACGGGCTTTGAGTTGCTCAAGGCCATCAAGGAAGACGCCAACCTCAAGCACCTGCCGGTGCTGATGGTGACGGCCGAGGCGCGCAAGGAAGACATCGTGCTGGCGGCGCAGTCAGGCGCGGCGGGCTACATCGTCAAGCCCTTCACCAAGGCGACCCTCGAAGAGAAAGTCCAGAAGATCATCCAGAAGATGGCTGCGGCCTGA
- the fliS gene encoding flagellar export chaperone FliS, translating into MYGQASPFAPRNYRPSNMYSRVGLETEVHGASAHRLIGMLFDGLFDAMAQAQGALASGNRELKARALSRAVRIIDEGLKASLNKEHGGELAVQLTELYSYCCLRLTQANLRDDVSLLLEVRGLLLPVREAWGAIAPQVDNAPAAAA; encoded by the coding sequence ATGTACGGTCAAGCCTCCCCCTTCGCCCCCCGCAACTACCGCCCCAGCAATATGTACAGCCGGGTCGGGTTGGAAACCGAGGTGCACGGCGCCAGCGCGCATCGCCTTATCGGCATGCTGTTCGATGGCCTCTTTGACGCCATGGCCCAGGCCCAGGGGGCGCTGGCGAGCGGCAACCGCGAGCTCAAGGCCCGAGCCCTCTCACGGGCGGTGCGCATCATCGACGAAGGCCTCAAGGCCAGCCTCAACAAAGAACATGGCGGTGAGCTGGCGGTTCAACTGACCGAGCTCTATAGCTATTGCTGCCTGCGCCTGACCCAGGCCAATTTGCGCGATGACGTCAGCCTGTTGCTGGAAGTGCGAGGCCTGCTGCTGCCGGTTCGCGAAGCCTGGGGAGCGATTGCACCGCAGGTGGACAACGCACCGGCCGCCGCAGCCTGA
- the fliD gene encoding flagellar filament capping protein FliD produces MATITSAGIGSGLDVETLISRLVAAERAPISQLQQRTTGLKTQLSAYGKLQASMASLRDAAAKLSRTDTFGAVTAASSDPTLVSVSASNGAPAGNYSVKVDRLAAAQSIATPAIPSGSALGSGTIQIDFGKYLTDDQGNVNFDADPSRTSLIIPIVSGEEQLEKVRDKINAMKAGIVASVVSDANGSRLVMRGIDPGAANAFRVTVADDDGIPDDNTGLSALAFDASTGVNTSNLKQAAQNAKATVDGIEIESASNVITGAVEGLTLTLNKVSADSATVTVGQDKAALKKNITDFVSAYNSAISLLRDQSKYDPGSKTAGPLQGDSAVTSMQNQLRTLVSSSTSLGGSLSRLAQIGLDPGSDGQLKIDNTKLDAAIDKPSDLKGLLSGLDSSDAGNNGLAQRLRTLADNFLGSQGRLELRQKGIQERIEANADREAQLEQRIQLVEKRLRAQYTALDGTMSKAQGLSTYLSQQLQKL; encoded by the coding sequence ATGGCCACCATCACTTCCGCCGGCATCGGCAGCGGCCTGGACGTCGAGACCCTGATTTCCCGCCTGGTGGCCGCCGAGCGTGCGCCCATCAGCCAGTTGCAGCAACGCACCACAGGGCTCAAGACCCAGTTGTCGGCCTACGGCAAGCTGCAGGCCAGCATGGCCAGCCTGCGCGATGCCGCCGCCAAACTCAGCCGCACCGACACCTTCGGCGCCGTCACCGCCGCCTCCAGCGACCCCACCCTGGTCAGCGTCAGCGCCAGCAATGGGGCGCCGGCGGGTAACTACAGCGTCAAGGTGGACCGCCTGGCTGCCGCGCAGTCAATTGCCACCCCGGCCATCCCGTCCGGCTCGGCCCTGGGTAGCGGCACGATCCAGATCGATTTCGGCAAATACCTCACGGACGATCAAGGCAATGTCAACTTCGATGCCGATCCGTCACGCACCTCCCTGATCATCCCTATCGTCAGCGGCGAAGAGCAGCTCGAAAAGGTCCGCGACAAGATCAACGCCATGAAGGCGGGCATCGTCGCCAGCGTGGTCAGCGATGCCAACGGCTCGCGCCTGGTGATGCGCGGCATCGACCCCGGCGCGGCCAACGCGTTTCGCGTCACCGTGGCCGACGACGATGGCATCCCGGACGACAACACCGGCCTGTCCGCCCTGGCCTTCGACGCCAGCACCGGCGTCAACACCAGCAACCTGAAGCAGGCCGCCCAGAACGCCAAGGCCACCGTCGACGGGATCGAGATCGAGTCGGCCAGCAATGTGATCACCGGTGCCGTGGAGGGCCTGACCCTGACGCTGAACAAGGTGAGCGCCGACAGCGCCACCGTCACCGTGGGGCAGGACAAGGCGGCGCTCAAGAAAAACATCACCGACTTTGTAAGCGCCTACAACAGCGCCATTTCGCTGCTGCGCGACCAAAGCAAGTACGACCCCGGCAGCAAGACGGCCGGCCCCTTGCAGGGCGACAGCGCGGTCACCAGCATGCAAAACCAGCTGCGCACCCTGGTGTCCTCCAGCACCAGCCTGGGTGGCAGCCTTTCGCGTCTGGCACAAATCGGCCTGGATCCGGGCAGCGACGGTCAGCTCAAGATCGACAACACCAAGCTGGACGCCGCCATCGACAAGCCCTCGGACCTCAAGGGCTTGCTGTCGGGCTTGGACAGCAGTGACGCCGGCAACAACGGCCTGGCCCAGCGCCTGCGCACGCTGGCGGACAACTTCCTGGGCTCACAGGGCCGGCTGGAATTGCGCCAGAAAGGCATTCAAGAGCGCATCGAGGCCAATGCCGACCGCGAAGCGCAGTTGGAACAGCGCATTCAATTGGTGGAAAAGCGCTTGCGGGCCCAGTACACAGCACTGGACGGCACGATGAGCAAGGCCCAGGGCCTCTCCACGTACCTCAGCCAGCAGCTGCAAAAGCTCTGA